In one window of Zingiber officinale cultivar Zhangliang chromosome 11A, Zo_v1.1, whole genome shotgun sequence DNA:
- the LOC122032901 gene encoding G-type lectin S-receptor-like serine/threonine-protein kinase At2g19130: MAASIASCFLISFFLSVALLGHADDRLLRGQSLSGDQTMVSEGGKFELGFFSPGHSGNYYVGIWYKVPKQQVVWVANRDAPVSDRSSSQFKLDGHGNLVLLAGPDRLVWSSNSSNTFPSASAVAVLLDDGNLVLLEDNRTSGELLWQSFDHPTNTYLPRAKLGYNKLTGANRFLTSWKNLEDPSPGKFTFEIDPNGVTQFYLVKERRERYWTTGVWNGEIFSAMPEMRSGYFVNFTNVSNRDVNEFSYYVFDPNAIHNFMLDSSGEMVRRKWDNGTGEWLRFAMLPRDPCDVEGRCGAFGSCNNYSSSFCQCLQGFQPRSSKDWNLGDQTEGCIRNVPLRCGEDDGFVVLSNTLLPVNSTSLSSSSSRENCRTACLKNCSCTAYAYASRCLVWHDDLFDLKSLSSSSSVESYTVNVRVDASELRDRKSGKKWRTIVLITMVGGAVIVMLVVLGKNWSRRRRKSETLEVVEGPLVSFDYKFLKRATKDFSEKIGRGSFGAVFKGELPDSGELIAVKRLESVRQGEKQFRMEVTTIGLIYHINLIRLRGFCCHGDHRLLVYDYMVGGSLDSFLFNPDASRVLRWKRRRMIAVGIARGLAYLHENCRDCIMHCDIKPENILLDADMTPKIADFGMAKLLGHEFSRVLTTVRGTFGYLAPEWITGSAITPKADVYSFGMVLFEIISGRRNRDRCEMWNHLYFPLFAAIKLHEGAGGGCLADSKLKGEADEDEIARVCRVALWCIQDLESSRPTMGEVVRQLEGVLDVALPPIPTLLKNMNVCDETDEEDKPSSVW; the protein is encoded by the coding sequence ATGGCTGCCTCCATTGCTTCATGCTTCCTAATATCCTTCTTCCTCAGCGTAGCTCTGCTTGGGCATGCTGACGACAGGCTCCTCCGAGGCCAATCCCTCTCCGGAGATCAAACCATGGTCTCCGAAGGCGGGAAGTTTGAGTTGGGCTTCTTCTCTCCGGGACACTCCGGGAACTACTACGTCGGAATCTGGTACAAGGTCCCCAAACAGCAAGTGGTTTGGGTGGCCAACAGAGACGCCCCTGTTTCCGATCGCTCATCCTCGCAATTCAAACTCGATGGCCATGGCAACCTTGTCCTCCTCGCTGGCCCAGACCGCCTGGTTTGGTCATCCAATTCGTCGAACACCTTTCCTTCAGCCTCCGCGGTCGCCGTCCTTCTCGACGATGGCAACCTCGTTCTGCTGGAAGATAATCGCACTTCCGGTGAATTATTGTGGCAGAGCTTCGATCACCCCACCAACACTTATCTCCCCCGAGCTAAGCTTGGGTACAACAAGTTAACCGGCGCCAACCGGTTCCTTACGTCGTGGAAGAACCTGGAGGACCCTTCGCCGGGGAAGTTCACCTTCGAGATCGACCCGAACGGTGTCACGCAGTTCTACCTGGTGAAGGAGAGGCGGGAGAGGTACTGGACCACCGGCGTTTGGAACGGAGAGATCTTTAGTGCCATGCCGGAGATGAGATCAGGCTACTTCGTCAACTTCACCAACGTGTCGAACAGGGACGTCAACGAGTTCTCCTACTACGTCTTCGACCCCAACGCCATCCACAACTTCATGCTGGATTCCTCCGGCGAGATGGTTCGCAGAAAATGGGACAACGGAACCGGCGAGTGGCTGCGGTTCGCAATGCTGCCGAGGGATCCTTGCGACGTGGAGGGGAGGTGCGGGGCTTTCGGCAGCTGCAACAATTACAGCTCTTCCTTCTGCCAGTGCTTGCAGGGGTTCCAGCCGCGGTCTTCCAAGGACTGGAATTTGGGAGATCAAACTGAGGGATGCATCAGAAACGTTCCTCTTCGGTGCGGAGAAGATGATGGATTCGTCGTCTTATCGAACACGCTGTTGCCGGTGAATTCCACGAGCTTGTCGTCTTCCAGCAGCAGAGAAAATTGTCGAACTGCTTGCTTGAAGAATTGCTCCTGTACTGCTTACGCTTATGCTTCACGGTGTTTGGTGTGGCACGACGATCTCTTCGATCTCAAATCGTTGTCTTCCAGCTCAAGCGTCGAAAGCTATACCGTTAACGTTCGAGTCGATGCTTCAGAATTGCGTGATCGTAAGAGTGGCAAAAAGTGGAGGACAATCGTTCTCATCACGATGGTGGGCGGTGCTGTCATCGTCATGCTTGTCGTTTTGGGGAAGAACTGGAGTCGCCGGAGAAGGAAGAGTGAAACTTTGGAAGTAGTGGAAGGCCCTCTGGTTTCGTTTGATTACAAGTTTCTGAAACGAGCCACCAAGGACTTCTCGGAGAAGATCGGGCGGGGAAGCTTCGGAGCGGTGTTTAAAGGCGAGCTGCCTGACTCCGGTGAACTGATCGCCGTCAAGCGGCTGGAGAGCGTTCGGCAAGGCGAGAAGCAGTTCCGGATGGAGGTCACCACCATCGGGCTGATCTACCACATCAACCTCATCCGCCTCCGTGGCTTCTGCTGCCACGGCGATCACAGGCTGCTCGTCTACGACTACATGGTGGGCGGTTCGCTGGATTCGTTTCTGTTCAATCCCGACGCTTCCCGAGTCCTGCGCTGGAAGAGGCGGCGCATGATCGCGGTGGGGATCGCCCGCGGCCTGGCTTATCTCCACGAGAACTGCAGGGACTGCATCATGCACTGCGACATCAAGCCGGAGAACATCCTTCTCGACGCCGACATGACCCCCAAGATCGCGGACTTCGGCATGGCCAAGCTCCTCGGCCACGAGTTCAGCCGGGTGCTCACCACCGTGAGAGGGACCTTCGGCTACCTCGCCCCCGAGTGGATCACCGGCTCCGCCATCACGCCCAAAGCCGACGTTTACAGCTTCGGAATGGTGCTCTTCGAGATCATTTCCGGCCGGCGAAACAGGGACCGATGCGAAATGTGGAACCATCTCTACTTCCCTCTCTTCGCTGCGATCAAGTTGCACGAAGGAGCCGGCGGCGGTTGCTTGGCGGACTCTAAGTTGAAGGGAGAAGCGGACGAAGATGAGATCGCGAGAGTTTGTAGGGTCGCCTTATGGTGCATACAGGATCTGGAGAGCAGCAGGCCGACCATGGGAGAAGTTGTGAGGCAGCTCGAAGGAGTCTTGGACGTTGCTTTGCCACCAATTCCAACTCTGCTCAAAAACATGAATGTGTGCGATGAAACGGACGAAGAGGACAAGCCCTCCAGCGTCTGGTGA
- the LOC122030820 gene encoding putative disease resistance RPP13-like protein 1 — protein MDCIDKLLPESGIIWSILIAVYTKFSLIQGLEDAVDKLQRTHNSIQCLLIDAEALDIVNEAVKGWVCEMKTAAFDAENLIDEFQTLVDITKHAEAPSRRRKRSIPYLGGFMTLVKRRRIADDIAKIEDRLDEIRKSRMNLGLEPSDGQRRSYGSNEMVCFPTSANFDESRIFRRTKECDSVVAALKAKSVSNLRIVVIHGLPGIGTYKILVLHLMKVCMKGLIGSPAISRELLVLKLNWWLSSYVSETYFIAEIAISMVILLVMKQFLFLT, from the exons ATGGATTGCATCGACAAGCTCCTCCCAGAGTCGGGCATCATCTGGTCCATTCTTATTGCGGTCTACACCAAGTTCTCCCTCATTCAAGGCCTCGAGGATGCGGTCGACAAGCTCCAGAGAACCCACAATTCGATCCAATGCTTACTCATTGACGCTGAAGCGCTTGACATCGTCAACGAAGCAGTCAAGGGTTGGGTCTGCGAGATGAAGACCGCCGCCTTCGACGCCGAAAATCTTATCGAcgagttccagactctcgtcgACATCACCAAGCACGCAGAAGCTCCTTCCCGTAGAAGGAAGAGGTCAATCCCCTATCTCGGAGGCTTCATGACCCTCGTCAAGCGTCGCAGAATCGCCGATGATATTGCCAAGATTGAGGACAGACTCGACGAGATCCGCAAAAGCCGAATGAATCTCGGATTGGAGCCCTCGGATGGACAGCGGCGAAGCTACGGCTCGAATGAGATGGTCTGTTTTCCTACCAGTGCAAACTTTGATGAGTCTAGAATTTTCAGAAGAACTAAAGAGTGTGATTCTGTTGTAGCTGCTCTTAAAGCTAAATCAGTTTCGAATTTGCGTATAGTTGTGATCCACGGCCTCCCTGGAATCG GCACATACAAAATACTTGTGTTACATCTGATGAAGGTTTGTATGAAGGGTTTGATTGGCTCTCCAGCAATATCAAG GGAGTTGCTGGTTCTGAAATTAAATTGGTGGTTGAGCTCATATGTATCTGAAACctacttcattgctgaaattgcTATTAGCATGGTTATTCTCCTTGTAATGAAACAGTTTCTCTTTTTGACATAG
- the LOC122032619 gene encoding 50S ribosomal protein L15, chloroplastic-like, which produces MAALLSLSAATPTTPLLRFPSLPFKGSIKTLLPSVSCPISSSKSRLVLRTGGHPIAVICAADSAPSSSGTANRFRLDNLGPQPGSRKRNKRKGRGIAAGQGNSCGFGMRGQKSRSGPGVRKGFEGGQMPLYRRIPKLRGIAGGMHAGLPKFVPVNLKDIEDAGFNEGDEVSLESLKAKGLINPSGRERRLPLKVLADGDLSVKVNIKAQAFSAAAKEKLEAAGCTLTVLPGRKKWVKPSVAKNLARAEEYFAKKRAAAQAGSNDGASA; this is translated from the exons ATGGCTGCCCTCCTATCCCTCTCCGCGGCGACGCCCACGACTCCTCTCCTCCGCTTTCCATCTCTCCCTTTCAAG GGAAGCATAAAGACTCTACTTCCCTCGGTATCCTGTCCGATTTCATCGTCAAAGTCTCGCCTTGTTCTTCGAACTGGGGGGCATCCAATTGCAGTGATCTGTGCCGCCGATTCCGCTCCTTCGTCTTCCGGGACCGCAAACCGATTCCGGCTTGATAACCTGGGTCCTCAACCAGGATCAAGGAAGAGAAACAAGAGGAAGGGCAGGGGTATCGCCGCAGGGCAGGGGAACAGTTGCGGATTCGGTATGCGGGGCCAGAAGTCGCGGTCGGGGCCAGGCGTCCGTAAGGGTTTCGAAGGAGGGCAAATGCCACTCTACCGGCGCATTCCTAAGCTTCGTGGTATCGCTGGAG GCATGCATGCTGGTTTACCAAAGTTTGTGCCTGTCAACTTAAAAGACATTGAAGATGCTGGATTTAATGAAGGTGATGAAGTTTCGTTGGAATCCTTGAAAGCAAAGGGCTTGATTAACCCATCAGGCAGGGAAAGGCGATTGCCATTAAAG GTTCTGGCAGATGGGGATTTGTCAGTTAAGGTGAACATCAAGGCACAGGCCTTCTCGGCCGCTGCCAAAGAAAAGCTTGAAGCTGCTGGTTGCACTCTTACTGTGTTACCAGGTCGGAAGAAGTGGGTAAAACCATCAGTAGCCAAAAATCTAGCACGCGCAGAGGAGTACTTTGCCAAGAAGAGAGCAGCAGCTCAAGCTGGTAGCAACGATGGTGCTTCTGCTTGA
- the LOC122030961 gene encoding protein CASP-like isoform X2 — translation MEASQSGPERDRGSGLPSSINVVCSFWRDFDLEKERSGLDEQGLKIAENQEVSQKNRRKLAESTRDFKKASADDKLNLFNSLLKSYQEEVDNLTKRAKFGENSFLNIYQKLYEAPDPYPALASIADQDQKLLEIESENRKMKLELEEYRSEATHLRNQQATIRRLEERNRQLEQQMEEKVREIVEIKQRSLAEENQKTLEVLKERELLMQDQLRQAKESVINMQKLHEIAQSQLFELRTQSEEESAAKEAEVNLLMDEVERAQTRLLSLEREKGLLRSQVQSTDEINEDKKSDVEMNIMLESSLNAKEKIISELNMELHNMESTLLNEREQHLNEIKKLNALINEKDSTLLEIRRELQERPTTRLVDDLRKKVKILQAVGYNSIEAEDWELASTGEEMSKLESLLLDKNRKMEHELTQLKVKISEKTSILEAAEAKIAELTAKVDEQQKLITKLEDDILKGYNSTERRGSLNDWDIQEVGSNDVSEGSDHRFTASDQDQSSMLKVICNQRDRFRTRLRASEEEVRQLKEKMGTLVVELENTKADNVKLYGKIRYVQDYNLEKRPKKFAEDIETGNSDVESKYKKMYEDDINPFAAFSKKERDQRYKELGLRDKITLSSGRFLLGNKYARTFVFFYSIGLHLLVFACLYRMSALSYQRATPEAILDAGNLTRV, via the exons ATGGAGGCGAGTCAATCCGGTCCCGAGAGAGACAGAGGCAGCGGTTTGCCGTCGTCTATCAACGTTGTCTGCAGCTTCTGGAGAG attttgatctagaaaaGGAAAGAAGTGGGCTTGATGAACAAGGGCTAAAGATTGCTGAAAACCAGGAAGTTAGTCAGAAGAATAGACGGAAGCTTGCTGAGAGTACTCGTG ATTTTAAGAAAGCATCTGCAGATGATAAGCTGAATTTGTTTAACTCCTTGCTTAAGAGTTATCAAGAAGAAGTTGACAATCTAACAAAGAGGGCAAAATTTGGTGAAAATTCATTCCTTAACATTTATCAGAAACTTTATGAAGCTCCAGATCCTTATCCAGCTCTTGCATCTATTGCT GATCAAGACCAAAAGTTGTTAGAAATAGAGTCTGAGAATCGAAAAATGaagcttgaacttgaagaatatCGATCTGAAGCTACTCATTTGAGGAACCAACAAGCTACAATTAGAAGACTTGAGGAGAGAAATCGCCAATTAGAGCAACAG ATGGAAGAAAAAGTAAGAGAGATTGTTGAAATTAAGCAACGCAGTCTGGCTGAAGAAAATCAGAAAACTCTAGAAGTCCTCAAAGAAAG GGAACTCTTGATGCAGGATCAACTAAGGCAGGCCAAGGAAAGCGTGATCAATATGCAGAAATTGCATGAGATTGCTCAAAGCCAGTTGTTTGAACTTCGCACTCAATCAG AGGAAGAAAGTGCTGCGAAGGAAGCTGAGGTAAATCTCTTAATGGATGAAGTTGAACGTGCTCAAACTCGGCTACTTAGTCTGGAGAGGGAGAAG GGACTTCTGCGTTCCCAGGTGCAATCAACAGACGAAATCAATGAAGACAAGAAAAG TGATGTGGAGATGAACATTATGTTGGAGAGCTCCTTGAATGCAAAGGAGAAAATAATCTCTGAGTTGAATATGGAGCTTCATAACATGGAATCCACATTATTAAACGAGAGGGAGCAGCATTTGAATGAGATAAAGAAGTTGAATGCACTAATCAATGAAAAG GATAGTACTCTGTTggagataagaagagaacttcAAGAAAGACCAACCACAAGATTAGTCGATGATCTGCGTAAAAAAGTCAAAATTCTTCAG GCAGTTGGATATAATTCCATTGAAGCTGAAGATTGGGAACTAGCTAGTACTGGTGAAGAGATGAGCAAGCTTGAGTCTCTTTTACTTGACAAAAACCGCAAGATGGAGCATGAGCTAACACAATTGAAG gtcaaaatatcagagaaaacTAGTATTCTAGAAGCTGCTGAAGCTAAGATTGCAGAACTTACTGCCAAGGTGGATGAACAACAAAAGCTTATTACAAAACTGGAAGATGATATTTTAAAG GGTTATAACTCTACGGAACGAAGAGGATCACTTAATGATTGGGATATTCAGGAAGTTGGCTCAAATGATGTATCTGAG GGTTCAGATCACAGATTCACAGCTTCAGATCAAGACCAAAGTTCGATGCTCAAGGTCATATGTAACCAGCGTGACCGTTTCAGAACACGCTTACGAGCATCAGAAGAG GAAGTAAGGCAATTGAAGGAGAAGATGGGGACACTGGTGGTAGAACTGGAAAATACTAAGGCTGATAATGTAAAACTTTATGGCAAGATCCGTTATGTTCAAGACTACAATCTTGAAAAGCGCCCTAAGAAG TTTGCAGAAGACATTGAAACAGGTAATTCTGATGTTGAGTCCAAGTATAAGAAAATGTATGAGGATGATATAAATCCTTTTGCTGCTTTCTCAAAGAAG GAAAGGGATCAAAGGTACAAGGAGCTTGGCTTACGGGATAAAATTACTCTTAGCAGTGGCCGTTTTCTACTTGGCAACAA ATATGCCCGGACATTCGTTTTCTTTTACTCCATTGGCTTGCATCTCCTTGTTTTCGCATGTTTATACAGAATGTCAGCTTTGAGCTATCAAAG AGCTACACCCGAAGCCATTCTAGATGCTGGTAATCTCACACGAGTTTAG
- the LOC122030961 gene encoding protein CASP-like isoform X1, with amino-acid sequence MEASQSGPERDRGSGLPSSINVVCSFWRDFDLEKERSGLDEQGLKIAENQEVSQKNRRKLAESTRDFKKASADDKLNLFNSLLKSYQEEVDNLTKRAKFGENSFLNIYQKLYEAPDPYPALASIADQDQKLLEIESENRKMKLELEEYRSEATHLRNQQATIRRLEERNRQLEQQMEEKVREIVEIKQRSLAEENQKTLEVLKERELLMQDQLRQAKESVINMQKLHEIAQSQLFELRTQSEEESAAKEAEVNLLMDEVERAQTRLLSLEREKGLLRSQVQSTDEINEDKKSDVEMNIMLESSLNAKEKIISELNMELHNMESTLLNEREQHLNEIKKLNALINEKDSTLLEIRRELQERPTTRLVDDLRKKVKILQAVGYNSIEAEDWELASTGEEMSKLESLLLDKNRKMEHELTQLKVKISEKTSILEAAEAKIAELTAKVDEQQKLITKLEDDILKGYNSTERRGSLNDWDIQEVGSNDVSEGSDHRFTASDQDQSSMLKVICNQRDRFRTRLRASEEACDHTLPNGNYVFYLWVLASLFFIMYQEVRQLKEKMGTLVVELENTKADNVKLYGKIRYVQDYNLEKRPKKFAEDIETGNSDVESKYKKMYEDDINPFAAFSKKERDQRYKELGLRDKITLSSGRFLLGNKYARTFVFFYSIGLHLLVFACLYRMSALSYQRATPEAILDAGNLTRV; translated from the exons ATGGAGGCGAGTCAATCCGGTCCCGAGAGAGACAGAGGCAGCGGTTTGCCGTCGTCTATCAACGTTGTCTGCAGCTTCTGGAGAG attttgatctagaaaaGGAAAGAAGTGGGCTTGATGAACAAGGGCTAAAGATTGCTGAAAACCAGGAAGTTAGTCAGAAGAATAGACGGAAGCTTGCTGAGAGTACTCGTG ATTTTAAGAAAGCATCTGCAGATGATAAGCTGAATTTGTTTAACTCCTTGCTTAAGAGTTATCAAGAAGAAGTTGACAATCTAACAAAGAGGGCAAAATTTGGTGAAAATTCATTCCTTAACATTTATCAGAAACTTTATGAAGCTCCAGATCCTTATCCAGCTCTTGCATCTATTGCT GATCAAGACCAAAAGTTGTTAGAAATAGAGTCTGAGAATCGAAAAATGaagcttgaacttgaagaatatCGATCTGAAGCTACTCATTTGAGGAACCAACAAGCTACAATTAGAAGACTTGAGGAGAGAAATCGCCAATTAGAGCAACAG ATGGAAGAAAAAGTAAGAGAGATTGTTGAAATTAAGCAACGCAGTCTGGCTGAAGAAAATCAGAAAACTCTAGAAGTCCTCAAAGAAAG GGAACTCTTGATGCAGGATCAACTAAGGCAGGCCAAGGAAAGCGTGATCAATATGCAGAAATTGCATGAGATTGCTCAAAGCCAGTTGTTTGAACTTCGCACTCAATCAG AGGAAGAAAGTGCTGCGAAGGAAGCTGAGGTAAATCTCTTAATGGATGAAGTTGAACGTGCTCAAACTCGGCTACTTAGTCTGGAGAGGGAGAAG GGACTTCTGCGTTCCCAGGTGCAATCAACAGACGAAATCAATGAAGACAAGAAAAG TGATGTGGAGATGAACATTATGTTGGAGAGCTCCTTGAATGCAAAGGAGAAAATAATCTCTGAGTTGAATATGGAGCTTCATAACATGGAATCCACATTATTAAACGAGAGGGAGCAGCATTTGAATGAGATAAAGAAGTTGAATGCACTAATCAATGAAAAG GATAGTACTCTGTTggagataagaagagaacttcAAGAAAGACCAACCACAAGATTAGTCGATGATCTGCGTAAAAAAGTCAAAATTCTTCAG GCAGTTGGATATAATTCCATTGAAGCTGAAGATTGGGAACTAGCTAGTACTGGTGAAGAGATGAGCAAGCTTGAGTCTCTTTTACTTGACAAAAACCGCAAGATGGAGCATGAGCTAACACAATTGAAG gtcaaaatatcagagaaaacTAGTATTCTAGAAGCTGCTGAAGCTAAGATTGCAGAACTTACTGCCAAGGTGGATGAACAACAAAAGCTTATTACAAAACTGGAAGATGATATTTTAAAG GGTTATAACTCTACGGAACGAAGAGGATCACTTAATGATTGGGATATTCAGGAAGTTGGCTCAAATGATGTATCTGAG GGTTCAGATCACAGATTCACAGCTTCAGATCAAGACCAAAGTTCGATGCTCAAGGTCATATGTAACCAGCGTGACCGTTTCAGAACACGCTTACGAGCATCAGAAGAGGCATGTGATCATACATTACCAAATGGAAATTATGTTTTCTATCTTTGGGTGCTTgcttcattattttttataatgtaTCAGGAAGTAAGGCAATTGAAGGAGAAGATGGGGACACTGGTGGTAGAACTGGAAAATACTAAGGCTGATAATGTAAAACTTTATGGCAAGATCCGTTATGTTCAAGACTACAATCTTGAAAAGCGCCCTAAGAAG TTTGCAGAAGACATTGAAACAGGTAATTCTGATGTTGAGTCCAAGTATAAGAAAATGTATGAGGATGATATAAATCCTTTTGCTGCTTTCTCAAAGAAG GAAAGGGATCAAAGGTACAAGGAGCTTGGCTTACGGGATAAAATTACTCTTAGCAGTGGCCGTTTTCTACTTGGCAACAA ATATGCCCGGACATTCGTTTTCTTTTACTCCATTGGCTTGCATCTCCTTGTTTTCGCATGTTTATACAGAATGTCAGCTTTGAGCTATCAAAG AGCTACACCCGAAGCCATTCTAGATGCTGGTAATCTCACACGAGTTTAG
- the LOC122030963 gene encoding uncharacterized protein LOC122030963, whose translation MATGEQLSLSSSGGKHPRSSDDHCAEASSKRRKHRHHHHSCRRHRHRSKQGCEIGEDARATSPADHAVAGSSVVPMPVDDKIEEGEIFEEDELRPEINGETVEGFKLGGGSDAESADINSSGVDADTNPILHASSDTPFTQSMKVFAHNQDVPKTDISRRSGRAIYDEDTLALKIENVPLIIVEKDITFQEKAKQRQLKSSENDVNDAKFYVTSKSPVSREHSHSINPGKEDDFGRRYSDNDSEMPDSRDYMDSRDTCRRQSDSNKCIPSERLSNKYHEIGRSQSSKGFHDKE comes from the exons ATGGCCACCGGGGAGCAGCTTTCCCTCTCCTCGAGCGGCGGCAAGCACCCGAGGTCTTCAGACGATCATTGCGCCGAGGCCTCGTCGAAGCGGCGGAAGCACCGTCATCACCATCACAGCTGCCGCCGCCACCGTCATCGAAGCAAGCAGGGATGCGAGATCGGTGAAGATGCTCGGGCTACCTCCCCCGCGGACCATGCGGTGGCGGGTTCCTCCGTTGTGCCTATGCCTGTTGATGACAAGATAGAGGAGGGAGAGATTTTCGAGGAGGACGAGCTTCGACCCGAGATTAATGGAGAGACGGTTGAAGGATTCAAGCTCGGTGGAGGCTCTGACGCTGAATCAGCCGATATTAACTCCTCTGGTGTTGATGCTGACACTAATCCG ATCTTGCATGCGTCAAGTGATACTCCATTCACACAAAGTATGAAGGTGTTTGCTCACAATCAGGATGTTCCTAAAACTGATATTTCTAGACGTAGTGGGAGAGCTATATATGATGAAGATACTTTAGCCCTGAAAATTGAGAATGTGCCTTTGATTATCGTGGAGAAAGATATTACATTTCAAGAAAAAGCTAAACAAAGACAACTAAAATCATCAGAGAATGATGTAAATGACGCTAAATTTTATGTAACATCAAAATCTCCTGTTTCTAGAGAACATTCTCATTCAATAAATCCTGGGAAAGAGGATGACTTTGGAAGAAGGTATTCTGACAATGACTCAGAGATGCCTGACTCAAGGGATTATATGGATTCGAGGGATACTTGCAGAAGACAGTCTGATAGTAACAAATGCATTCCTTCTGAAAGATTGTCCAACAAGTACCATGAAATTGGAAGATCTCAATCTTCCAAAGGATTCCATGATAAAGAATGA